The nucleotide sequence ATCCTTTAGATTTCCTTCAAAAGGAAAATAGGCTATTAAATCCTTATTAGGATCAAAAGAGGATATTTGAGAAAAACCGATAGAAACAACAAGAGAGAAAATAAAAGAAAAAAGAATTAATTTTTTAAGCATTTTAAAATCCTCCTTTTTTTATTTTTTAATTCCCCATATGGAAATTCCTTTTTTAGATAAGCAGGAGAAAGTAATAGTTTTTTTCATAGTATTTGGATTCCATTGAGATAGAATTACCCCCTTGTATTCTTCCTTATACTTTTCTTCTTCTAGAATAAGATTAATAAAATTATCTCTCACCTCCCATCTCCCTTTAATCTCTCCTATAATTGTTCCATCTTCTTTTAAGATGATATTTATTGGTGTTTTTATATCCGAACTTATATCCTTTCCATGATTGATAAGAAAATATTCTCCTCTTATTTCATCAATATTTAAGCTTCTTAACGTTTCTCCTCCATAAGGAAATGGAGCTATTACTGGCCATCCATCAGAGTTAAAGAACAACTGATGAACCCTTATAGTAAAATATTCTCCTTTTCCAGGAAATCGAGTATGAAAAACAATGTACCATTTATCTGTATCTTTATCATAATAAACAGAATTATGACCAGGAGAAACATACCCATAGGTTAATGTGCTTCTTGGATTTTCTCTATTTAGATTAAAATTCCCTATTAATTTCACACCATAAGCACCAACCCTTTCCCTATCTCTTCCTATTGCTTCTCTCATATCTTTACCTTCCCAATCGAAATAAGGTCCATCGGGATTTTCCGATCGAGCAACTCTAATGTTATAACCACCTTTAGAATCTAGTCCTCCAAAACTAAGAAAAAGATAATAATATTTTGTCTGAGGGTTATAAATAATAAAGGAACCTTCAATAGGTGCATGATTTCCTCCTGCAAGTCTTTTTCCGTAACCTTGATTAGGTAAAGACAAACCTGTTTTTGGATCTAATTGAATGATATATATACCCCCAAAATACGATCCATAAGACATCCACAATCTTCCATCTTTATCGTAAAAAACATGAGGATCAATACAATTGGGATGTTTCATGGGATCATAGATAGTTCCATCAGGAGCTAATCCTTCCTCAAATCTAATTCCCGATCTTATTATTATTTGAAGATTTTTATATGGACCTTCAATACTGTCAGATACAGCTATTCCTATGAGCGAGCGAAAAGCCCCAAAGGAGCTTACACAATAATACATGTAAAATTTTTTATCTAATAATTGTATTACACAGGGAGCCCATATATCAGGAGAAGGAATCTCTGCATATTCAAAAGCCTCTGAAAGTTCTTTACTTATCTTAGGAATAATTCTATTACCATCTCTTTGATCGGAATTTACAACTTGCCAAAGCATAAGATCCTTTGATTTTGCCACTGCAAGATGAGAACCAAAAACATAATAATATTCTCCAGCTTTGACAATAGCTGGATCATGAACAGATGCCCATATTTGTAAAGGCATAGTATCTTGAGAAAATGTTGGAAAAAGAATTATAACTGTTATTAAAAAACTTAAAACAATAAAACGTACCATTCAATATATCCCCCTTTAACCATTTAGTTAGGGATCTAAAACCTTAAGCCTCATAATTGTTATAGAAAATGCCTTAAAAGTATAAACAAAAGGATTTTTCAAATCTTTCAATTCGCCTTCCCTTGGAAAAACCTTTAAGTTATCAAAATAATTTTCATCTTGAGGATTTTTAGAAGAAAGTTCAATTATTCTTCCTTCTCCCTTTAGAGTTCTTTTTCCTTTAATTTCAATTTTTACAGATCTATCCTCTGCCCACGGATTAACGACTTTAATTATTATCTCTTTTTTATTACCATCAAAACTACAAACATGGTAAAGAGATTTAAATCTATAGCCAATTAAAAGTAATTGTTCTTCTGATAGAGAGGACTTTAATAAATTATCTCCTCGATTTTCACTAAAAATCTTTTGAACATAATAGCTTGGTGTCCCAAAAGCTCTAGCCCCATCAAACCAGATTAAATCTGGTACCCATTGAGACCAATTAATACGATTAAATAAAGGAGCATAAGATGCCATTATTACCAAATCAGGATTTTTTTCCAATCCTGTCATAAATGCAGCTTCTGCTAGAGCTGATTGTAAGTTATTTTTTCTTCCTACAGTATGAGCTGCATACTCTCCTACCATTACCTTGGGACCTTCTCTTGGATATTTTGTATATCTATCTGAATTTGCTAAGAACCACTCAGGAGTTGTATATATATGCTCATCAAATATATCAACACCTATTTCCCTTGCAAAATTCCAAGCCTGTCTAAAAGAAGATCCCTCATAACTTGGAGGTCCACTGAACACAATTTTAATTTCAGGATATTTTTCTTTTATAGCTTTCCAAAAAAGTTGAAATCGTATATGATATTCCTCTCCCCAATTTTCATTCCCTATTCCTATATACTTTACATTAAATGGTTCTAAATGTCCTAAAGAAGCCCGAATAGATCCCCAATAGGTATTTATTGGACCATTTGCAAACTCAATAAAATCAAGAACATCTTGAATCCAATCCTTCATCTGCTCTATAGGACAATATTCTGCTCCTCTCACCTGGCAAGAAATACCTGCATTAAAAATTGGAATAGGTTCTGCAGAGAGATGTTCGCATAGTAGTAGATATTCATAAAAACCTATCCCATAAGATTGATGATAGCCCCAGAGATTTCTATTTGTCTTTCTTTCCTCAATTCTTCCTATAGTATCTTTCCATCGGTAAGCATTCCTAAGACTATCTCCCTCCACAAGACATCCTCCTGGAAATCTCACAAAACCAGGCTTTAGATCCTCTAGCATTTTTACTAAATCTACTCTCATTCCATTCCATGTCTTTTCAGGAAAAAGAGATATCATATCTAAACAAAGATTTCCGATCCCTTTCACATTAATAACCAATTGTGAGTCCAAAACATCTTCCTCAACAGAAAGTTCGGTAGATATCTTTTTCCATTCATTAATAAATTTTTGAGTTATAATATGGGTTTTTGAATATGATTTTCCTTTTTTATCCCTTAGTTCTATTTTAATAGTTCCCTCAAACTCTGGTTCACCCTTAATGTAATAAGAAAGAATATAATTTTCTCCTTTTTTAAGAGAAATACCTCCATAGCCATCATTTGTAATGATAATTTCACTTTTATTTGATCTAATCTCTAGTTTTAAATAATTTAAGTTGTTTTTATTAAGAGGACCTTGGTTATCTGTATATACTTTTACGTTAGAGTCGTTTAAT is from Dictyoglomus sp. and encodes:
- a CDS encoding glycoside hydrolase family 43 protein: MVRFIVLSFLITVIILFPTFSQDTMPLQIWASVHDPAIVKAGEYYYVFGSHLAVAKSKDLMLWQVVNSDQRDGNRIIPKISKELSEAFEYAEIPSPDIWAPCVIQLLDKKFYMYYCVSSFGAFRSLIGIAVSDSIEGPYKNLQIIIRSGIRFEEGLAPDGTIYDPMKHPNCIDPHVFYDKDGRLWMSYGSYFGGIYIIQLDPKTGLSLPNQGYGKRLAGGNHAPIEGSFIIYNPQTKYYYLFLSFGGLDSKGGYNIRVARSENPDGPYFDWEGKDMREAIGRDRERVGAYGVKLIGNFNLNRENPRSTLTYGYVSPGHNSVYYDKDTDKWYIVFHTRFPGKGEYFTIRVHQLFFNSDGWPVIAPFPYGGETLRSLNIDEIRGEYFLINHGKDISSDIKTPINIILKEDGTIIGEIKGRWEVRDNFINLILEEEKYKEEYKGVILSQWNPNTMKKTITFSCLSKKGISIWGIKK
- a CDS encoding carbohydrate binding domain-containing protein; this encodes MKLIKYLVIFLIFLFITSQAESQNILIIDTSELGPTIPRTLYGIFFEDINYAVDGGLYAELIRNRSFEHTNKLEGWNIQILNDSNVKVYTDNQGPLNKNNLNYLKLEIRSNKSEIIITNDGYGGISLKKGENYILSYYIKGEPEFEGTIKIELRDKKGKSYSKTHIITQKFINEWKKISTELSVEEDVLDSQLVINVKGIGNLCLDMISLFPEKTWNGMRVDLVKMLEDLKPGFVRFPGGCLVEGDSLRNAYRWKDTIGRIEERKTNRNLWGYHQSYGIGFYEYLLLCEHLSAEPIPIFNAGISCQVRGAEYCPIEQMKDWIQDVLDFIEFANGPINTYWGSIRASLGHLEPFNVKYIGIGNENWGEEYHIRFQLFWKAIKEKYPEIKIVFSGPPSYEGSSFRQAWNFAREIGVDIFDEHIYTTPEWFLANSDRYTKYPREGPKVMVGEYAAHTVGRKNNLQSALAEAAFMTGLEKNPDLVIMASYAPLFNRINWSQWVPDLIWFDGARAFGTPSYYVQKIFSENRGDNLLKSSLSEEQLLLIGYRFKSLYHVCSFDGNKKEIIIKVVNPWAEDRSVKIEIKGKRTLKGEGRIIELSSKNPQDENYFDNLKVFPREGELKDLKNPFVYTFKAFSITIMRLKVLDP